A portion of the Eretmochelys imbricata isolate rEreImb1 chromosome 27, rEreImb1.hap1, whole genome shotgun sequence genome contains these proteins:
- the ATP5MC1 gene encoding ATP synthase F(0) complex subunit C1, mitochondrial isoform X2: MQTPVALLASPALFRCCSRALARPVSISVLSRPETQTVQLSGVSHLQLAHREFQTSTTSRDIDTAAKFIGAGAATVGVAGSGAGIGTVFGSLIIGYARNPSLKQQLFSYAILGFALSEAMGLFCLMVAFLILFAM; this comes from the exons ATGCAGACTCCAGTGGCCCTCCTTGCTTCTCCAGCTCTG TTCCGCTGCTGTTCCAGGGCTCTGGCAAGGCCGGTTTCCATATCTGTACTGAGCAGGCCTGAGACTCAGACGGTACAG ctcTCTGGTGTTTCCCATCTACAGCTGGCTCACCGGGAGTTCCAAACGAGCACTACCTCTAGGGATATCGATACTGCTGCTAAGTTCATTGGTGCAGGTGCTGCCACAGTTGGGGTGGCTGGTTCAGGAGCAGGTATTGGAACAGTGTTTGGCAGCTTGATCATCGGCTATGCCAG GAATCCCTCTCTCAAGCAGCAGCTCTTCTCCTACGCCATCCTGGGCTTTGCCCTGTCCGAGGCCATGGGACTCTTCTGTTTGATGGTGGCATTCCTCATCCTGTTTGCTATGTGA
- the ATP5MC1 gene encoding ATP synthase F(0) complex subunit C1, mitochondrial isoform X1, which produces MSRILVGGDSSRRANRERTFCPHEATGQRTLRGGGQWEWRTLRHRARSVKMQTPVALLASPALFRCCSRALARPVSISVLSRPETQTVQLSGVSHLQLAHREFQTSTTSRDIDTAAKFIGAGAATVGVAGSGAGIGTVFGSLIIGYARNPSLKQQLFSYAILGFALSEAMGLFCLMVAFLILFAM; this is translated from the exons ATGTCCCGGATTTTGGTAGGCGGGGACTCATCCAGGAGAGCCAATAGGGAGCGCACGTTCTGTCCCCACGAGGCAACGGGGCAGCGCACGTTGCGTGGCGGCGGCCAATGGGAGTGGAGGACGCTGAGGCACAGGGCAAG ATCAGTCAAAATGCAGACTCCAGTGGCCCTCCTTGCTTCTCCAGCTCTG TTCCGCTGCTGTTCCAGGGCTCTGGCAAGGCCGGTTTCCATATCTGTACTGAGCAGGCCTGAGACTCAGACGGTACAG ctcTCTGGTGTTTCCCATCTACAGCTGGCTCACCGGGAGTTCCAAACGAGCACTACCTCTAGGGATATCGATACTGCTGCTAAGTTCATTGGTGCAGGTGCTGCCACAGTTGGGGTGGCTGGTTCAGGAGCAGGTATTGGAACAGTGTTTGGCAGCTTGATCATCGGCTATGCCAG GAATCCCTCTCTCAAGCAGCAGCTCTTCTCCTACGCCATCCTGGGCTTTGCCCTGTCCGAGGCCATGGGACTCTTCTGTTTGATGGTGGCATTCCTCATCCTGTTTGCTATGTGA